The proteins below are encoded in one region of Streptosporangiales bacterium:
- a CDS encoding electron transfer flavoprotein subunit alpha/FixB family protein, whose protein sequence is AGMQTSKTIVVVNKDAEAPLFEIADFGVVGDLNTVVPQLTEEVKKRKG, encoded by the coding sequence GGCCGGCATGCAGACGTCCAAGACCATCGTCGTCGTCAACAAGGACGCCGAGGCGCCGCTGTTCGAGATCGCCGACTTCGGCGTGGTCGGCGACCTCAACACCGTCGTCCCGCAGCTGACCGAGGAAGTCAAGAAGCGCAAGGGGTGA